A DNA window from Synchiropus splendidus isolate RoL2022-P1 chromosome 2, RoL_Sspl_1.0, whole genome shotgun sequence contains the following coding sequences:
- the LOC128754823 gene encoding equilibrative nucleoside transporter 1-like isoform X1 gives MSESTMNPPRDKYSAVWLIFFTLGLGTLLPWNFFMTATMYFTSRLKEPQEFNSLDNGTDATGVRNLLEAKFNNVMTLCSMLPLLTCTALNSFLHARVPQKVRVLGSLLVILSVFVVTAALVKVPLEPLPFFIITMVMIVIINSFGAVLQGSLFGMAGALPASYTTPIMSGQGLAGTFAAVAMICAIASGSELHDAAFGYFLTACAVILLSVISYLMLPKLDFYLFHQNSGPQRSAVEEPLTSVNLHSPGLDSAVMDQKPQSQNVSMMGIFKKIWSVALSVCFTFTITIGTFPAITADTRSTLAAESSWNVYFIPVCCFLFFNLSDWGGRSLSALCTWPGMDSWLVPALVVARVVFVPLFMLCNVQPRFQLPIFFHHDGWFILFMVLFAFSNGYLASLCMCFGPKKVLPHEAESAGVIMAFFLTLGLALGAGLSFLFRALV, from the exons ATGTCTGAATCTACCATGAACCCGCCGAGGGACAA GTACTCTGCTGTATGGCTCATCTTCTTCACTCTGGGGCTCGGAACTTTGTTGCCCTGGAACTTCTTCATGACAGCAACAATG TACTTCACCAGTCGCCTGAAAGAGCCACAAGAATTTAATTCCTTGGACAACGGCACGGATGCGACGGGGGTTCGGAATCTTCTGGAAGCCAAGTTCAATAACGTGATGACGCTGTGCTCGATGCTGCCGCTGCTCACCTGCACCGCCCTCAACTCCTTCCTACACGCTCG GGTCCCTCAGAAGGTCCGAGTGCTGGGCAGCCTGCTGGTGATCCTGAGCGTCTTCGTGGTCACAGCTGCCCTGGTCAAAGTCCCGCTGGAGCCGCTGCcattcttcatcatcaccatggtGATGATCGTCATCATCAACT CGTTCGGCGCCGTCCTTCAGGGGAGTCTGTTTGGAATGGCCGGCGCGCTGCCCGCGTCCTACACCACACCCATCATGAGCGGCCAGGGCCTCGCCGGCACGTTCGCTGCTGTCGCCATGATCTGCGCCATCGCAA GCGGCTCAGAGCTCCACGACGCAGCATTCGGTTACTTCCTCACCGCTTGTGCGGTGATCCTCCTGTCAGTCATCTCCTACCTGATGCTGCCCAAACTG gactTCTATCTGTTCCATCAGAACAGCGGGCCACAGCGGTCAGCAGTGGAAGAGCCGCTGACTTCAGTCAATCTTCACAGCCCAG GACTTGACAGTGCAGTGATGGATCAGAAACCACAGAGCCAGAACGTCTCCATGATGGGCATCTTTAAAAAG ATCTGGTCAGTggctctctctgtgtgtttcaccttcaccatcaccaTCGGCACCTTTCCCGCCATCACAGCCGACACCAGGTCCACTCTCGCAGCAGAGTCATCCTGGA ATGTTTACTTCATTCCTGTTTGCTGTTTCCTGTTCTTTAACCTGAGTGACTGGGGTGGGCGGAGCCTGTCAGCCCTCTGCACCTGG CCTGGCATGGACAGCTGGCTGGTTCCAGCCCTGGTTGTGGCCCGTGTGGTCTTTGTGCCACTCTTCATGCTGTGCAATGTTCAGCCTCGCTTCCAGCTGCCCATCTTCTTTCACCATGACGGCTGGTTCATCCTCTTCATGGTTCTGTTTGCCTTCTCCAACGGGTACCTGGCCAGCCTCTGCATGTGCTTCGGACCCAA gaaAGTTCTACCTCATGAAGCCGAGTCTGCCGGAGTCATCATGGCCTTCTTCCTCACTCTGGGCCTGGCTCTCGGTGCCGggctctccttcctcttcagaGCCCTCGTCTAA
- the LOC128754823 gene encoding equilibrative nucleoside transporter 1-like isoform X2: MTATMYFTSRLKEPQEFNSLDNGTDATGVRNLLEAKFNNVMTLCSMLPLLTCTALNSFLHARVPQKVRVLGSLLVILSVFVVTAALVKVPLEPLPFFIITMVMIVIINSFGAVLQGSLFGMAGALPASYTTPIMSGQGLAGTFAAVAMICAIASGSELHDAAFGYFLTACAVILLSVISYLMLPKLDFYLFHQNSGPQRSAVEEPLTSVNLHSPGLDSAVMDQKPQSQNVSMMGIFKKIWSVALSVCFTFTITIGTFPAITADTRSTLAAESSWNVYFIPVCCFLFFNLSDWGGRSLSALCTWPGMDSWLVPALVVARVVFVPLFMLCNVQPRFQLPIFFHHDGWFILFMVLFAFSNGYLASLCMCFGPKKVLPHEAESAGVIMAFFLTLGLALGAGLSFLFRALV; the protein is encoded by the exons ATGACAGCAACAATG TACTTCACCAGTCGCCTGAAAGAGCCACAAGAATTTAATTCCTTGGACAACGGCACGGATGCGACGGGGGTTCGGAATCTTCTGGAAGCCAAGTTCAATAACGTGATGACGCTGTGCTCGATGCTGCCGCTGCTCACCTGCACCGCCCTCAACTCCTTCCTACACGCTCG GGTCCCTCAGAAGGTCCGAGTGCTGGGCAGCCTGCTGGTGATCCTGAGCGTCTTCGTGGTCACAGCTGCCCTGGTCAAAGTCCCGCTGGAGCCGCTGCcattcttcatcatcaccatggtGATGATCGTCATCATCAACT CGTTCGGCGCCGTCCTTCAGGGGAGTCTGTTTGGAATGGCCGGCGCGCTGCCCGCGTCCTACACCACACCCATCATGAGCGGCCAGGGCCTCGCCGGCACGTTCGCTGCTGTCGCCATGATCTGCGCCATCGCAA GCGGCTCAGAGCTCCACGACGCAGCATTCGGTTACTTCCTCACCGCTTGTGCGGTGATCCTCCTGTCAGTCATCTCCTACCTGATGCTGCCCAAACTG gactTCTATCTGTTCCATCAGAACAGCGGGCCACAGCGGTCAGCAGTGGAAGAGCCGCTGACTTCAGTCAATCTTCACAGCCCAG GACTTGACAGTGCAGTGATGGATCAGAAACCACAGAGCCAGAACGTCTCCATGATGGGCATCTTTAAAAAG ATCTGGTCAGTggctctctctgtgtgtttcaccttcaccatcaccaTCGGCACCTTTCCCGCCATCACAGCCGACACCAGGTCCACTCTCGCAGCAGAGTCATCCTGGA ATGTTTACTTCATTCCTGTTTGCTGTTTCCTGTTCTTTAACCTGAGTGACTGGGGTGGGCGGAGCCTGTCAGCCCTCTGCACCTGG CCTGGCATGGACAGCTGGCTGGTTCCAGCCCTGGTTGTGGCCCGTGTGGTCTTTGTGCCACTCTTCATGCTGTGCAATGTTCAGCCTCGCTTCCAGCTGCCCATCTTCTTTCACCATGACGGCTGGTTCATCCTCTTCATGGTTCTGTTTGCCTTCTCCAACGGGTACCTGGCCAGCCTCTGCATGTGCTTCGGACCCAA gaaAGTTCTACCTCATGAAGCCGAGTCTGCCGGAGTCATCATGGCCTTCTTCCTCACTCTGGGCCTGGCTCTCGGTGCCGggctctccttcctcttcagaGCCCTCGTCTAA